The proteins below are encoded in one region of Rhodoflexus caldus:
- a CDS encoding sensor histidine kinase, whose amino-acid sequence MKIRLRLALLFTALAAAILLAFAAVIYWSARSNREKEFYALLQKEALTKANLVLDAKVDTATLQRIYRNNRQIINEVEVAVYDGNFRLLYHDAVDIDFVKEHPKMLAQIRDEGMVQFYQDGWQVIGLRHEFEGQQYLLTAAAYDQYGYNKLESLLQNMVAVFAIATALIFGAGLYFARRALQPVAAMTEQARRISATNLHLRLPVGRNADELAELAATFNNMLAQLENSFEAQKNFVSNISHELRTPLAAMIAELELAHSRERNTEEYRSVIARTLGDARKMARLTGSLLDLARAEYDPAQITFRPLRIDELLFDARQQVLQAHPDYRIDIGFANEPETEAQIMLNGNEYLLKVALMNLLENGCKFSDNHHCTATLHFTATGIEISVEDKGIGIAPDDLPHIFEPFYRGANSRFAEGNGIGLSLTQKIVRLHKGTIEVFSEPNKGTRFLMIF is encoded by the coding sequence ATGAAAATTCGCCTGCGCCTTGCCCTGCTTTTTACCGCGCTTGCTGCCGCCATCCTGCTGGCTTTTGCGGCGGTAATTTACTGGTCGGCACGCAGCAACCGCGAAAAGGAATTTTACGCACTGCTGCAAAAGGAAGCACTCACCAAAGCCAATTTGGTGTTGGATGCCAAAGTGGACACGGCTACCTTGCAGCGCATCTATCGCAATAACAGGCAGATTATCAACGAAGTAGAGGTGGCAGTGTACGACGGCAACTTTCGCCTGCTGTACCACGATGCGGTAGATATTGACTTTGTAAAAGAGCATCCCAAAATGCTGGCGCAAATTCGCGACGAAGGTATGGTACAATTCTATCAGGACGGTTGGCAGGTTATCGGATTGCGGCATGAGTTTGAAGGGCAGCAATACCTGCTCACCGCCGCCGCTTACGACCAATACGGTTACAACAAGTTGGAAAGCCTGCTACAAAACATGGTGGCAGTTTTCGCCATAGCAACGGCACTCATTTTCGGGGCGGGTCTGTATTTTGCCCGCCGCGCGCTGCAACCCGTTGCCGCCATGACCGAACAGGCGCGGCGTATTTCGGCTACCAATTTGCACTTGCGCTTGCCCGTTGGGCGAAATGCCGATGAACTTGCCGAACTTGCCGCCACGTTCAACAACATGCTGGCGCAACTGGAAAACTCATTTGAGGCACAAAAAAACTTTGTTTCCAACATTTCCCACGAACTGCGCACCCCGTTGGCTGCCATGATTGCCGAGTTGGAACTTGCCCACAGCCGCGAACGCAACACCGAAGAATACCGCAGCGTTATTGCGCGCACGTTGGGCGATGCCCGAAAAATGGCGCGGCTCACGGGTAGCCTCTTAGACCTTGCCCGTGCCGAATACGACCCCGCACAAATCACTTTTCGCCCGTTGCGCATAGACGAACTGCTCTTTGATGCCCGCCAACAGGTGTTGCAGGCGCACCCCGATTATCGGATAGATATCGGATTTGCCAATGAACCCGAAACCGAAGCGCAAATCATGCTCAACGGCAACGAATACCTGCTCAAAGTTGCCTTGATGAACCTGCTGGAAAACGGCTGCAAATTTTCCGACAATCACCATTGCACGGCTACGCTGCACTTCACCGCCACGGGCATAGAAATCAGCGTGGAAGACAAAGGAATCGGCATTGCCCCCGACGACTTGCCGCATATTTTTGAGCCGTTCTATCGCGGTGCAAACAGCCGCTTTGCCGAAGGCAACGGCATCGGGCTTTCACTGACCCAAAAAATAGTCCGCCTGCACAAAGGCACGATTGAGGTTTTTTCTGAGCCTAACAAAGGCACGCGCTTTCTAATGATTTTCTAA
- a CDS encoding TolC family protein produces MQLKRFLLTVALLTACAQFSAAQTDTAFVRVPLRYADFLAQVGQQNRLFVAEKFNISIAEAGIESAKVFPDPELGFGWFDNGQRRMQMGFGFETALGWTLELGGKRKARIALAQSESELVRYMVQDFFRHLRADATLSFLSAIHNRFQYRVRLASYQSMRQIALSDSIRYRLGAITEMDARQSQLEAGTMLNDVFQTEADWKSSLAALHLLIAKPVSADTLLLPEGDFSRFERNFNLNELIITAQNNRADLMAALQQKDVSEKMLRLAKANRVIDLGLAAGIGYTSYVTNVIAPTPSFTVVSGGISVPLRLSNKFAGELKAAKAAQAQADLLYEQAELQIANEVTQAYFQYEAAKKQVRQFNTGLLAEAQAVLNGKIYSYQRGETNLLEVLNAQRTYNEVQQNYYNALFQLAATLVELERAAAIWDIDL; encoded by the coding sequence ATGCAATTGAAACGATTTTTACTTACCGTTGCCTTGCTGACCGCGTGTGCGCAATTTTCGGCAGCCCAAACCGACACGGCTTTTGTGCGTGTGCCGCTGCGCTATGCCGATTTTCTGGCACAAGTCGGGCAACAAAACCGACTGTTTGTCGCCGAAAAATTCAACATCAGCATTGCCGAAGCGGGCATAGAAAGCGCCAAAGTTTTCCCCGACCCCGAATTGGGCTTCGGCTGGTTTGACAACGGACAGCGACGGATGCAAATGGGCTTCGGCTTTGAAACGGCGCTGGGCTGGACGCTGGAACTGGGCGGCAAACGCAAAGCCCGCATCGCACTGGCACAAAGCGAAAGCGAACTTGTGCGCTACATGGTGCAGGATTTCTTCCGCCATTTGCGCGCCGATGCCACGCTTAGCTTTCTCTCTGCCATTCACAACCGTTTTCAATACCGGGTGCGGCTGGCTTCCTACCAAAGTATGCGGCAAATTGCCCTTTCGGACAGCATCCGCTATCGGCTGGGGGCTATTACCGAAATGGACGCGCGCCAAAGCCAATTAGAAGCCGGAACTATGCTCAACGATGTTTTTCAGACCGAAGCCGATTGGAAAAGCAGCCTTGCCGCGTTGCACCTGCTTATTGCCAAGCCCGTATCCGCCGATACGCTGCTTTTGCCCGAAGGCGATTTCAGCCGATTTGAGCGCAATTTCAACCTCAACGAACTGATTATCACGGCACAAAACAACCGCGCCGACCTGATGGCTGCCCTGCAACAAAAAGACGTAAGCGAAAAAATGTTGCGCCTTGCCAAAGCCAACCGCGTAATTGACCTTGGGCTGGCGGCGGGCATCGGCTATACGTCTTACGTTACCAACGTGATTGCGCCTACGCCGTCTTTTACGGTGGTCAGCGGAGGCATTTCCGTTCCGTTGCGCCTTTCCAACAAATTTGCGGGCGAACTGAAAGCTGCCAAAGCCGCACAAGCACAGGCAGATTTGCTCTACGAACAAGCCGAATTGCAAATTGCCAATGAGGTTACGCAGGCGTATTTCCAATACGAAGCTGCCAAAAAACAGGTGCGACAGTTCAACACAGGGTTGTTAGCCGAAGCACAAGCGGTTTTGAACGGCAAAATATACAGCTACCAACGCGGCGAAACCAACTTGTTGGAAGTGTTGAACGCCCAGCGCACCTACAACGAAGTGCAGCAGAACTATTACAACGCGCTGTTTCAATTAGCCGCTACGCTGGTAGAGTTGGAACGCGCCGCCGCCATCTGGGACATTGACCTGTGA
- a CDS encoding response regulator transcription factor, giving the protein MAFILIIEDDERVSELLRRGLAENGFIADAAYDGLTGKKLALQNPYDLVITDVALPKMDGLELCKALRQSKPNLPIIMLTALGTTDDKVEGFDAGADDYLVKPFEMRELLARIRALLKRAQTVALPPQGDTLQYADLKLNLNTKTAERNGIAINLTPKEFKLLSYMLQHAGRVLSRTEIAEKVWDTHFDTGTNFIDVYINYLRKKVDKDFEPKLIHTRPGMGFVLMKPDNA; this is encoded by the coding sequence ATGGCTTTTATTCTGATTATTGAAGACGACGAGCGCGTATCGGAACTGCTGCGGCGCGGGCTGGCAGAAAACGGCTTCATTGCCGATGCTGCCTACGACGGGCTGACGGGCAAAAAATTAGCACTGCAAAACCCCTACGACTTGGTGATTACCGACGTGGCGCTGCCCAAAATGGACGGTCTGGAACTTTGCAAGGCGCTGCGCCAAAGCAAGCCCAACCTGCCGATTATCATGCTCACCGCGCTGGGTACTACCGACGACAAGGTGGAAGGCTTTGATGCCGGCGCAGATGATTATTTGGTCAAACCTTTTGAAATGCGCGAACTGCTGGCGCGCATCCGTGCCCTGCTCAAACGGGCACAAACAGTTGCCCTGCCGCCACAGGGCGACACGCTGCAATATGCAGACCTGAAACTGAACCTCAACACCAAAACCGCCGAACGCAACGGCATCGCCATCAACCTGACCCCCAAAGAGTTCAAACTGCTGTCCTACATGTTACAACATGCGGGGCGCGTGCTGTCCCGCACCGAAATTGCCGAAAAAGTATGGGACACACACTTTGACACGGGAACAAACTTTATTGACGTGTACATCAACTACCTGCGCAAAAAAGTGGACAAAGACTTTGAACCCAAACTCATCCATACCCGCCCGGGTATGGGCTTTGTGCTGATGAAACCCGACAACGCATGA
- a CDS encoding MgtC/SapB family protein: MTTLDFTLRLMLAFGLGAMIGIERQWRQKSAGLRTNTLVSVGSAAFILLSALLTGDAGDPSRVAGQIVTGIGFLGAGVIMKDGMSVQGLNTAATIWCSAAVGSLAGVGFVAESVITALTVVGVHLILRPFGNRLNRIPVQNAADEGTYTYALKLRCKEQVENHLRVLLINYLKNDEHLQLRALKSSDNGSPAYTYVEAEIQAIGRHDNFIEQLAGKFTLEYGVTEVRWEIIGQQND, encoded by the coding sequence ATGACAACACTGGATTTCACCTTGCGGCTGATGCTTGCTTTCGGGCTGGGCGCAATGATTGGCATTGAGCGGCAGTGGCGGCAAAAAAGTGCCGGGCTGCGCACCAACACGTTGGTTTCCGTCGGTTCGGCGGCTTTTATTCTGCTGTCGGCGCTGCTCACGGGCGATGCGGGCGACCCAAGCCGCGTAGCAGGACAAATTGTTACGGGCATAGGCTTTTTGGGTGCGGGTGTCATCATGAAAGACGGCATGAGCGTTCAAGGCTTGAACACTGCCGCCACTATCTGGTGTTCGGCGGCGGTGGGGTCACTGGCAGGCGTGGGTTTCGTTGCCGAATCGGTCATTACAGCCCTGACCGTGGTGGGTGTTCACCTCATCCTGCGTCCGTTCGGCAATCGGCTCAATCGCATTCCCGTGCAGAACGCTGCCGACGAAGGCACTTATACCTACGCGCTGAAACTGCGCTGCAAAGAACAGGTGGAAAATCACCTGCGCGTGCTGCTGATTAACTACCTGAAAAACGACGAACACCTGCAACTGCGGGCGCTGAAAAGCAGCGACAACGGCAGCCCTGCCTATACCTATGTGGAAGCCGAAATTCAGGCAATCGGCAGGCACGATAACTTCATTGAACAACTTGCGGGAAAATTCACGCTGGAATACGGCGTAACCGAAGTGCGCTGGGAAATCATCGGACAACAAAACGATTAA
- the mgtE gene encoding magnesium transporter — MLPTEQLKKMPVVEVAELLAELEAPELLPQLDNFTPAQQGLIVAEFAMTKQLELFQSVSRKRFALIFEQMPSDNRADLFQHLTQQEQAELLPFLSKKVREDVIQLSNYPPETAGGIMSTDFATVQETMTCAEAIAKIRLDAPSKRTIYYVYVVNDNQEMQGFITLKDLIMNEPETLVSFAMHRKFAFAYVDEDREEVAKKIERYDLVALPVLNRQNQLVGIVTHDEALDIIRAEHTEDMERFMGIIQTNEEFDYLKTNTWEHFRKRVVWIVSLAAVGIISGMIIHNYENALEKLLILALYMPMVADTGGNAGSQAATVVVRALALGQVAVKDWLKILWKEAKVSVLLAVCLGALAFAKVLFLSWETEIPAAYRLSEIAFAISLALSLQVITATIIGAGLPILVKRFGGDPAVAASPAITTVVDITGLLIYFGTASLFFAL, encoded by the coding sequence ATGTTGCCCACAGAGCAACTCAAAAAAATGCCCGTTGTGGAAGTTGCCGAACTGCTGGCAGAGCTGGAAGCCCCCGAACTGCTGCCGCAATTGGACAACTTTACCCCCGCGCAGCAAGGGCTGATTGTTGCCGAATTTGCCATGACCAAACAGTTGGAACTTTTCCAATCGGTCAGCCGCAAGCGCTTTGCCCTCATTTTTGAGCAAATGCCGTCCGACAATCGCGCCGACCTGTTTCAGCATCTCACCCAACAGGAACAAGCCGAACTGCTGCCTTTCCTTTCCAAAAAAGTGCGCGAAGACGTTATTCAACTGAGCAACTATCCGCCCGAAACGGCAGGCGGCATCATGAGTACGGACTTTGCCACCGTGCAGGAAACCATGACTTGCGCCGAAGCCATCGCCAAAATACGACTGGATGCGCCTTCCAAACGCACCATTTATTATGTGTACGTGGTAAACGACAATCAGGAAATGCAGGGCTTTATCACCCTGAAAGACCTGATTATGAACGAGCCCGAAACGTTGGTCAGCTTTGCCATGCACCGCAAGTTTGCCTTTGCCTACGTGGACGAAGACCGCGAAGAGGTAGCCAAGAAAATAGAACGCTACGACTTGGTGGCGCTGCCCGTGCTGAACAGGCAAAATCAATTGGTAGGCATCGTTACCCACGACGAAGCGCTGGACATCATCCGCGCCGAACACACCGAAGACATGGAACGGTTCATGGGCATCATTCAAACCAATGAAGAGTTTGACTATCTCAAAACCAATACATGGGAACATTTCCGCAAGCGGGTGGTTTGGATTGTTTCGCTGGCTGCCGTCGGCATCATTTCGGGCATGATTATCCACAACTACGAAAACGCGCTGGAAAAACTGCTCATTCTTGCCCTCTACATGCCCATGGTTGCCGATACGGGCGGCAATGCGGGCAGTCAGGCAGCAACGGTGGTGGTGCGCGCGCTGGCACTGGGGCAGGTAGCGGTAAAAGATTGGCTGAAAATTCTTTGGAAAGAAGCCAAAGTATCCGTTTTGCTGGCGGTTTGTTTGGGGGCGTTGGCATTTGCCAAAGTGTTGTTTTTGAGTTGGGAAACCGAAATCCCCGCTGCCTATCGGTTGAGCGAAATTGCCTTTGCCATTTCGCTGGCGCTTTCCTTACAGGTTATCACGGCAACCATCATCGGGGCGGGTTTGCCTATTTTGGTGAAGCGATTCGGCGGCGACCCCGCAGTGGCGGCAAGTCCTGCCATCACCACCGTTGTGGACATTACCGGTCTGCTGATTTATTTCGGCACGGCTTCGTTGTTTTTTGCACTGTAA
- a CDS encoding porin family protein: protein MKKIFLLIQSLIIGGNLWAQTVDFMPPDTLQVERNARVRIGIQAGMGQSRFYGSDLGELSADGQAAFLGGLTVGLQAVTQVGKHFSLLHEVNWQEGGSRIRREDNGGNPYDARLRTRAVQVVPLAPNFTWRGISLYAAPYVSALAGGFVTDSGGKKDRRIFGDPQNTTETDKYLQKFDFGALAGIGWASRHWHMSLRYQIGKNPLLDNANVFTFDQTQPVIRIYNTGFCLLAGYRF from the coding sequence ATGAAAAAAATTTTCTTGTTGATTCAATCGCTGATTATCGGCGGCAACCTTTGGGCGCAAACCGTTGATTTCATGCCGCCCGATACGCTGCAAGTGGAACGCAACGCACGGGTGCGCATAGGCATACAGGCAGGCATGGGGCAAAGCCGTTTCTACGGCAGCGATTTAGGGGAACTCTCTGCCGACGGACAAGCGGCATTTCTTGGCGGGCTGACCGTCGGTTTGCAAGCCGTAACGCAAGTCGGCAAACATTTCAGCCTGTTGCACGAAGTCAATTGGCAAGAGGGCGGCAGCCGCATCCGCCGCGAAGACAACGGCGGCAACCCCTACGATGCCCGCTTGCGCACACGGGCGGTGCAGGTAGTCCCCTTAGCGCCTAATTTCACGTGGCGGGGCATTTCTTTGTATGCCGCCCCCTACGTGAGCGCCCTTGCAGGCGGATTTGTTACTGACAGCGGCGGCAAAAAAGACCGCCGCATCTTCGGCGACCCGCAAAACACCACCGAAACGGATAAATACCTGCAAAAATTTGACTTCGGTGCGCTGGCGGGTATCGGTTGGGCAAGCCGACATTGGCACATGAGCCTGCGGTATCAAATCGGCAAAAATCCGCTGTTGGACAACGCCAACGTGTTCACCTTCGACCAAACCCAACCCGTCATTCGCATCTACAACACGGGCTTCTGCTTGCTGGCAGGCTACCGATTTTGA
- a CDS encoding efflux RND transporter permease subunit → MRSLINIAIVKRWLMLALFILLGLFGYYSWTRLSIEAYPDIADVTSQVVTQVPGLAAEEVEQQITIPIERALNGMPGLHVMRSKSTFGLSMITLVFQDGVDDYWARQRVQERLNEVELPYGAVPGLDPLTSPIGEIYRYIIESNNHDLRELTDLQLFTVIPRIKQVPGVADVTNFGGITTQFQVELDPRKLEQYNLSLGEVIEKIEKNNANAGGSVLPRGDLGYVIRGIGLIKNLEDLGKIVVKTDKGVPIFLNDIGKLRYGNIERKGILGYSDRTREYTESIEGIVLLLRHENPSVVLEGIHEAVRDLNENILPEGVRIHAFLDRTDLVNTTLSTVSHTLTEGITLVVIVLIVFLGSWRGALLVAVTIPLALLIAFILMHLTDIPANLLSLGAIDFGIIVDGAIVMTESILKRREEHPDEELQEKTIAQLAYDVARPVFFATVIIITAYLPLFAFERVEKKLFTPMAFTVGYALFGALMVALLLIPGMAYAIYRRPQKMYHNRWLEKLTALYHSRIQKIMRRPQQVFVPLLLTLGGAVGLTLWVGKDFLPPLDEGSIWLQVQLPPGISLAKSRELSDTLRARTMKYEEVTYIMVQAGRNDDGTDPWTPSHFEVSIGLKPYKEWKRGKTKADLIEELAAEYATLPGYTVGFSQPMIDGVMDKISGAHSELVVKIYGDDFAETRRIAEEVLRVLRTVPGAVDLAIDQEPPLPQLQIHTDRDKVAQYGLNVSDVAELIEVAIGGKAISQLFIGNKVYDIICRYSEESRNSPEKIANLMLTSGTGAKIPLSQVADVRLSTGESTITREMNKRHLTVKLNIRNRDLASLLKEAQDKIEKQVQYDHEKFQIRWGGQFENQNRAYARLAVIVPLALAIMFVLLYGAFGRFRQAGLLMSIVPLALFGGMLALNVRGMTLNVSSAVGFIALFGVAIQNGVIMISHINDLRRRGRDLLNAVLEGAEDRFRPVLMTATVAVLGLLPASLSTGIGSDVQRPLATVIVYGLMFSTVLTLYALPALYYLTEKRWGADDFQNNSEE, encoded by the coding sequence ATGCGGTCTCTCATCAATATTGCTATTGTGAAACGCTGGCTGATGCTGGCGCTGTTTATTCTGCTGGGCTTGTTTGGCTACTATTCGTGGACGCGGCTTTCCATAGAAGCCTACCCCGATATTGCCGACGTTACCTCACAGGTAGTAACCCAAGTGCCCGGGCTGGCAGCCGAAGAAGTGGAACAACAAATCACCATTCCCATTGAGCGGGCGCTCAACGGAATGCCCGGGCTGCACGTGATGCGCAGCAAAAGCACCTTTGGGCTGTCTATGATAACGCTGGTTTTCCAAGACGGTGTAGATGACTATTGGGCGCGTCAGCGTGTACAGGAACGACTCAACGAAGTTGAACTGCCCTATGGCGCCGTACCGGGGTTAGACCCGCTCACTTCGCCCATCGGCGAAATTTACCGCTACATCATAGAAAGCAACAACCACGACCTGCGCGAACTGACCGATTTACAACTGTTTACCGTCATTCCGCGCATCAAACAGGTGCCGGGCGTGGCAGACGTTACCAACTTTGGCGGCATTACCACACAATTTCAGGTAGAGTTAGACCCGCGCAAGTTGGAACAGTACAACCTTTCGCTGGGCGAAGTGATTGAAAAAATTGAGAAAAACAATGCCAATGCGGGCGGAAGCGTGTTGCCCCGCGGCGATTTGGGCTATGTCATCCGCGGCATCGGGTTGATTAAAAATTTGGAAGACTTGGGCAAAATTGTCGTTAAAACCGACAAAGGTGTGCCTATTTTCCTCAACGACATCGGCAAATTGCGCTACGGCAACATTGAGCGCAAGGGCATCCTTGGGTACAGCGACCGCACCCGCGAATACACCGAAAGCATAGAAGGCATTGTGCTGCTCTTGCGCCACGAAAACCCGTCCGTAGTGCTGGAAGGCATCCACGAAGCCGTCCGCGATTTGAACGAAAACATTTTGCCCGAAGGCGTGCGCATCCATGCCTTTTTAGACCGAACCGACCTTGTCAATACTACTCTTTCTACGGTTTCGCATACCCTCACCGAAGGCATTACGCTGGTGGTGATTGTGCTGATTGTGTTTCTGGGCAGTTGGCGCGGCGCGTTGCTGGTTGCCGTTACCATTCCGTTGGCGCTGCTCATCGCCTTCATCCTCATGCACCTGACCGATATTCCCGCAAACCTGCTTTCGCTGGGCGCCATTGACTTCGGAATCATTGTGGACGGCGCAATCGTGATGACGGAAAGCATCCTGAAACGCCGCGAAGAGCATCCCGACGAAGAATTGCAGGAAAAAACCATCGCACAACTTGCCTACGACGTGGCGCGCCCCGTGTTTTTTGCAACCGTTATCATCATCACTGCCTATTTGCCGCTCTTTGCCTTTGAGCGGGTAGAGAAAAAACTCTTTACCCCGATGGCATTCACGGTGGGTTACGCTCTGTTCGGGGCATTAATGGTGGCGCTGCTGCTCATTCCGGGCATGGCTTATGCCATCTATCGCCGACCGCAAAAGATGTATCATAACCGTTGGTTGGAAAAGCTGACCGCCCTCTATCATAGCCGCATACAGAAAATCATGCGCCGCCCGCAACAGGTTTTTGTGCCTTTGCTGCTCACGCTTGGCGGTGCGGTCGGGCTGACCCTGTGGGTTGGTAAAGATTTTTTGCCGCCCTTAGACGAAGGCTCTATCTGGTTGCAGGTGCAACTGCCCCCGGGCATTTCGCTGGCAAAATCGCGTGAGTTGAGCGATACGCTGCGCGCACGCACTATGAAATACGAAGAAGTTACCTATATCATGGTGCAGGCGGGGCGCAACGACGACGGCACAGACCCTTGGACACCTTCGCACTTTGAGGTTTCTATCGGATTAAAACCCTACAAAGAGTGGAAACGCGGCAAAACCAAAGCCGATTTGATTGAGGAACTGGCAGCCGAATACGCCACGCTGCCCGGCTATACCGTCGGATTTTCTCAACCGATGATTGACGGGGTAATGGACAAAATATCGGGCGCACACAGCGAATTGGTCGTAAAAATTTACGGCGATGATTTTGCCGAAACGCGTCGCATTGCCGAAGAAGTGTTGCGCGTGCTGCGAACCGTCCCCGGTGCGGTGGACTTGGCAATTGACCAAGAGCCGCCGTTGCCCCAACTGCAAATCCACACCGACCGCGACAAAGTGGCGCAATACGGCTTGAACGTTTCCGACGTAGCCGAACTTATAGAAGTAGCCATCGGCGGAAAGGCAATTTCTCAACTGTTCATCGGCAACAAAGTGTACGATATTATTTGCCGATACAGCGAAGAAAGCCGCAATTCGCCCGAAAAAATCGCCAATCTGATGCTTACATCGGGAACGGGGGCAAAAATTCCGCTGTCGCAAGTGGCAGATGTGCGCCTCAGCACGGGCGAAAGCACCATCACCCGCGAAATGAACAAACGCCACCTGACCGTTAAGCTCAACATCCGCAACCGCGATTTGGCATCGCTGCTCAAAGAAGCGCAAGATAAAATTGAAAAACAGGTGCAATACGACCACGAAAAGTTTCAAATCAGATGGGGCGGACAGTTTGAAAACCAAAACCGTGCCTATGCAAGGCTGGCGGTGATAGTGCCGCTGGCACTGGCGATTATGTTTGTGCTGCTCTACGGGGCTTTCGGGCGATTCCGTCAGGCGGGTTTGCTGATGAGCATTGTGCCGCTGGCGCTCTTTGGGGGCATGTTGGCGCTCAATGTGCGCGGCATGACGCTCAACGTATCGTCTGCCGTCGGGTTTATTGCCCTTTTCGGTGTAGCCATTCAAAACGGGGTGATTATGATTTCGCACATCAACGACCTGCGCCGTCGCGGGCGCGATTTGCTCAATGCCGTGCTGGAAGGTGCGGAAGACCGTTTCCGCCCCGTGCTGATGACCGCCACCGTGGCAGTGTTGGGCTTGCTGCCCGCTTCGCTCTCAACGGGCATCGGCAGCGACGTACAGCGACCGCTGGCAACCGTTATCGTGTACGGGCTGATGTTTTCTACCGTACTGACGCTCTACGCTTTGCCCGCCCTGTACTACCTGACCGAAAAACGCTGGGGCGCGGACGATTTCCAAAACAACAGCGAAGAATGA
- a CDS encoding efflux RND transporter periplasmic adaptor subunit, with the protein MKYFLQPTVGLLLCCLLAACRKEEPTEAEAPYTVSGDTVTVREGNVLLSKLKIITATAENYRPELITAGTVRAIPNLYAEIAPPFAGRVSKVHLRLGMKTQPGTPLFEIVSPAFIDAQKAFFQAKSEFEVAQLALKRQKDLKANGVGAQRDLEEAEANYQVQEKEYQNAVANLKVFGVDVEKLSLGQPLVITSPIAGEVVENEVVLGHYIREDDPPHAKVIDLSKVWVVGMVKEKDLRFIRQLDSAEVRVAAYPNRRFKGKVYHINELIDEETRSVQVLIECDNPNHELKPGMYVTTRFLDVPEQVTIVPAKAVLQMNDTQFVFVQVGERSYQRRKVTTEGTPDGRIVIRSGVQAGEKVVSEGGIYLLEAK; encoded by the coding sequence ATGAAATACTTCTTGCAGCCGACCGTCGGACTGTTGCTCTGCTGTCTGTTGGCAGCCTGTCGCAAAGAAGAACCGACAGAGGCAGAAGCCCCCTACACCGTATCGGGCGATACCGTTACCGTTCGGGAAGGCAATGTGTTGCTTTCTAAGCTCAAAATCATTACGGCAACTGCCGAAAACTACCGCCCCGAACTGATAACTGCCGGAACGGTGCGGGCAATCCCCAACCTGTACGCCGAAATTGCCCCGCCCTTTGCAGGCAGGGTCAGCAAAGTGCATTTGCGACTGGGCATGAAAACACAACCCGGAACGCCCCTGTTTGAAATCGTTTCGCCCGCGTTTATAGATGCACAGAAGGCGTTTTTTCAGGCAAAATCCGAATTTGAAGTGGCACAACTTGCCCTCAAACGACAAAAAGACCTGAAAGCCAACGGCGTAGGCGCACAGCGCGATTTGGAAGAAGCCGAAGCCAACTATCAGGTGCAGGAAAAGGAATATCAAAATGCCGTTGCCAACCTGAAAGTTTTCGGGGTGGATGTAGAGAAGCTCTCTTTGGGGCAGCCGCTGGTCATCACCTCACCCATTGCAGGCGAAGTAGTTGAAAATGAAGTAGTTCTGGGGCATTACATCCGCGAAGACGACCCGCCGCACGCCAAAGTGATAGACCTTAGCAAAGTGTGGGTAGTGGGTATGGTCAAGGAAAAAGACCTTCGCTTCATCCGACAGTTAGACAGTGCCGAAGTGCGCGTTGCCGCCTATCCGAACCGCCGATTTAAGGGCAAAGTTTATCACATCAACGAACTGATAGACGAAGAAACCCGCAGCGTGCAAGTGTTGATAGAGTGCGACAACCCGAACCACGAACTCAAACCGGGCATGTACGTAACCACCCGTTTTCTGGACGTTCCCGAACAGGTAACGATTGTTCCGGCAAAAGCCGTGTTGCAAATGAACGATACGCAGTTTGTATTTGTCCAAGTCGGCGAACGTAGCTACCAACGCCGCAAAGTTACCACCGAAGGCACACCCGACGGGCGAATTGTTATCCGCAGCGGCGTGCAGGCAGGCGAAAAAGTGGTCAGCGAAGGCGGCATTTATTTGTTGGAAGCAAAATGA
- a CDS encoding four helix bundle protein, which produces MKKDELKMRTKKFALRIIQLAEALPMSRAGNAIGNQLVRCGTSVAANYRAACRAKSVADFICKISMVEEEADETLFWLEMITDSGMMPLHRLQDLQREANELTAIFTAIGKTTKQKYGKKK; this is translated from the coding sequence ATGAAAAAAGACGAATTAAAGATGCGGACAAAAAAATTTGCTTTGCGCATCATACAACTTGCAGAGGCTTTGCCGATGAGTCGTGCAGGTAATGCTATTGGCAATCAATTGGTTAGATGTGGAACATCCGTAGCGGCTAATTACAGGGCTGCTTGCCGTGCCAAAAGCGTTGCCGATTTCATTTGCAAAATCAGTATGGTAGAGGAAGAAGCCGATGAAACGCTCTTTTGGTTGGAAATGATTACGGATTCGGGAATGATGCCGCTGCATCGCTTGCAGGATTTGCAAAGAGAAGCCAATGAACTGACGGCCATTTTTACCGCCATCGGCAAAACAACCAAACAGAAATACGGCAAGAAAAAATAA